The window ACACCCAGCCAGTAACGCGGGGCCCATCAACCACAAAAGACCGTTTTCGGAGGCGGTCGATGCCTCATCACGAGGACTTGATAAGGGGAGAAGCGGGTCCTGTTCATTCAGGTTGTTCGAGCTTGTTTCGTCGATCTGAGCATGGTCGGCAACTGCTGAGAGGAAAGTGCCCTCCGGCCTTGCATTGTGGTGGGTGGCAGCCATGACgcaggaaggggggaggacaCACAATGGAGCGCTCACGGAAGCAGGGTGGAAGGAGGGCAGCGGGATGCGTGATTTACATCGAACGAAAAGAATAATAACCCTCACAGATTCAAGTCTCAGAGCCCGTCGAACCTTTTCACGTTCTGCCCAGCTTCGTGTTGCCTCTTGACCCGACGAGTGCTTGGAGATATCTGGGGCTGAGAAAGTTGCCGTGTGGTCGGACGTGCTGGCAGGTGGCAGATTGTTGCACAGCAGGCCTGCCAGTCAGCCTGCAGGATCAAACTAAACCGTTTGGGGCACTCGGCCTCGACTCTGCGACCCCCTTTCGACATTCGGCAAGCCGCGCAACATGTGATTATCATCTTGATGGGCGCTCCCCGGGCGAGCCAAGAGTTCAGCAAGCCCCGTCTCACTGTAAGTGATGAATTCTGCGTGTGGCCCAGGCGGGTTTTCAAAGCCAACAGTTCCAAAAACTGACTTCTCATAGGTACCGACTTCCCTTTTGGGCAttcgggggagggtgatgaccGTATAGAAGTTGTATAGAGCTTTGACTGTGAAATGAAGAGTCAGTGATAACTCAAAGATGGGGATAACATTTTGAGGCGCGTTCGGAATGTTATAAGAAAACTATCTTCCGGCATCTCGGTTGAATCATATGTCCCCTTTCAGACAACACATATGCATCTGGTGTCTTGATACCTACCATGCAAGGCCCGAAATTTCCAACAACCTGCAGTCCTGTGGAGGGAGCCTATAGTCAGCTAGACAGAGGCAACAGTGTGCATGGTGACAGGTATGATCTCTACCTTTCTGTGGCAATGAGTGAGCAGCCACTAACTTTATATCAAAGGTCTCGTTCGAGACAGGCCTCACCGAAATCGGCGGGGAACACTATGGAACACGAACTCTCGGGGGTGGGTGCTTGGGCAATCCCCTATCATGAAGTCACAGTCCCGTCTTCTGTCGAGATAGGCACGGCACAGGGTGGCAACAAATTTAGCTTCAGGGACAAGTCAATATTATGCAAACAATACGTCCGCGCCATCATGCTACCCCCCGACAGTTCCCAACTTCGCACCACAGCTACATCCTATGATGCGAGACGAAGGATTAGTCTAGAGCACCATGTGCAGCTCGAAAGGAGGAGAGTCGAATATGGCATGCTGGAGCGATACTTGGAAGAGATGAGCCGTCCGTTAATCTTCTCTCAATAGTGAAGCTGAACACAAAGAACTGAATCGTGGGTGGAGCATTTTTGTATAGTATATGAACGCGCTTGACATTCGGGAAGCGCCGTTGTGTGTTCGTGGCGGGCTCGGAAACCCATTAGTTGGAAACCTTACGAATGACGAAACGCATGATATTTCTGCTGTGCTAGATAGTGTGTTGTGAGAACGGCTTCTCCAAAGCGTCAATAACAAcatgctcttcttctccacccaCTCGTGCCGTGTCGGTGCCGACCAAAACGTAACCAAGTTCCTCATAAAGCTTCCTGCCCATTGGACTGGCCATAACAGTCAAAATCCACCCACCTCTTCTCGCGGACTCATCAACACCCCAGTCACACAGTCTGGTTCCTGCACCACGCTGGCGAAAGTCAGGGTGCGTTACGAGCATCCAAAGGTGAAGTTGCTCTTTCCCATACGACTCAAAGCATTTCGCAAATGTCCGTTCCATAGCGGCTGCGTATGCCTTCATGTGTTCCCGGTTACCATCCCGTCGTTCGTCAATGAAGAGATCTACTCCAGGTTACACAAGATCAGTCAGCCAGCTGGCACCAGAGTACAATAATCTTACCTCCGCCTTTGGCCTTGATGTGAACAGCAATATCCCAGACACCAATAGCAATGGGGAGGTCATCGAGTCCTGCCTCCTCATTGGTCACTGTGACAACGTTGAAGGCGAACTTTTCTGGCTGCTCTAGGTACTCCTCATACTGTCGGCGTGTGTACTTCCAGAAGTCCTCCGGGTATTTGTCGCGGTATGGAAACTTGTAGTTGCAACCTGGGTCGTCGGGAAAACCAGCCTGGATGACCCGAGTGATGGCGTCGAGGTCGTTCTTGGTGGCTTTCCGCATGACGAGAAGCTCGGCACCATAACGCTCGCGGTACAATTCATAAGGTCCACCGCCCATGGTTGGTAATGCCGGATGCTATCAGGCTCGGTCAGGCAGGGTGAAAGGTGTCGATGGCCTTTGCAATCGTCGGAGATGATCTGGAGGCTGAGCTGGGCTGTACAGAGCGGGAGTCAGACTTGGGTCGATTCTGCCTTGCGCACCCTGACAGCCAAGAGAGAGTGTCAAATTCCAATTCCTTGATTGAGAACGTTTTAAATCTGGGACTGAGGCGCAGGAACGTGGCCGCCTAGAATTGGATCTCCTGGAGCCTTCTTGTATCGCGGTTGCCTTTGAGGTGGGCTGGATAGCGGGGTGTTGGGGTAAAAGTGTGATTGGTTCGTCCTGCAGCTGCCCGTCCGGTCACCCAGAAGGAGGCCGATTACCCAATTCGGTAGTCGGCCACTCCAAGCCACACAATTCCCTGTTGAAGCATTCTGGGAGTAAATGTGACGGTATGTACCGATCACCCCCCGTGCTTGCATGCTCCCTTGTCACAACAGCTGGGCAAACTGAGGGGTTTTGTCACCCTATTTTGATGAGAAAATGCACTGATATCTGAGTTACACAGGCAGATCATGGAGCCATCGCCCCGTTTACAAGTCTCCCCGCAGCGTACACACTGTCGATATCCTCTTGACCTTCCTCGTTTGTACGGCTCAACGTTCCGGCCACAAATATCTGGGACACATACCCCACCCTGTGCTATCACGCGGTTTTATCCCTCCCAAACTACCGGGCCTCTTTGTAGTTTCAATATCCAAGTTACATTTGGACAATCCACAGCCCACGCTGCGCAACATGTATCCCCAGGCACCACAATTCGGTCAGGTTGAAGGGCACGAGGAATTCTTGGAGGAGAGATGGTCATCATGGCCAGGACCTTTATTTCCATTCGATGAAAATATGGCCCTGATTGAGGCTTCTGTGtttcctccttttccgaGCCCCCTTCCTTTCTCGAATGCCCAggctcctctcccgcccgCAGGGTTGGAAGAGCTATTCCCTGAgattcaccaccaagcgcTGGTGAATGGCTTGGACAAGAATGAGCAAGACGAGCCTATCGTGTCTGAGGTGGAGCTCTTCGGTCTGTCTGATGGTGCGCTGGGTGGTCAGGACTTTCTCAACTTAGAGGCCCCTTTGGAATCTTTCGCTAAGGAACCTGAGCTTGGTCAAATTCGGTCTTCCCCACTGCCACAAGTCCAACCAGTGATCCAACTATCGAGCCCCGACACATTAGGTCTCTCATCCCAGACTCTGTCTATGTCCCCGAAGACAGTGACGTCCAACCCCTTATCAGAATCGCCCAAGACTGTCGCCTCCAAGACACTGTCACCCGTTGAGAGTCCTACGACCACACCCATCCAGCAAGTTCAGTTTCTTCAGTACGATCCTGCTAGGCCCAAAAAGAAGATCCCAAAGGCAGCCCGTCCTCACAATGGGAGACCTCCGACCACAGAGAGAAAGCCACGTTCTGTGACCAAAAGAAAGAACGTGCTGCTGGAGAATGAAGTACGACCCAACCTTCTCAAATAACATCGATGTATCGTAACTTACTTTTCCTTTAGTCTTCCGTGATATCGAAGAAGAAAGACGCAAGTGGTAAACTGCAGTCAGTCGTGGAGGTCTGGGGGAAGCATCAAACGGTGCGCAAGGAAGCcagcgaggaagagaaaCAGAACACTCGATACAACCGGGAGCATGGTGCCTGCGAAAAGTGTAGGAAACAAAAGCTCAAGGTGAGTTCTTCCAACCAGTGCCCATTTTCCCGTGCATCTTGCTAACTTCGGTATCAAGTGTGTCCAAATGGAACTGCAATACACACCATGCGCAAGATGCCTAAATTTGTACCTGAATGACCTCAAGAGGATGCAGAATGGAGGCCCTTTCAAGGTTCAGCCCTGTGTCAGAATCGAGATCCTTGGCCTTCCTCTGCACCGAAAGGGTCCGACAAAATATTCAGAACTCGATACCTGGCTTCCTCAGAAACAGGCCCAGCTGGAATGGCACACTTTTGACAACACCACTCGAGTGTTCAAACTTACTCAAGGTTTCGGGGAGGGAATGGACAATGCACTGCGTCTCCGTGTGTCCAGATTCAAGCCTGGACCAGGAGACCGCACTGCGTACTTCTGGACTGACAAGAAGACCGGGCTATTGCGTTCCATGGAGATGCCGCCCTACTTCATCAGCGACATGGATGCCGCCAAAGCCAGTGTTGTCGAGTTTCTTCGCAATGCTCGCTCCGTCTACATTGACACCCTACTCGGTGATGCCAGCCCGATAACTCGCAAGACGTTTGAGTCTGCTTTGAGATTCTCAGCTTTTGGTCAGGTAAGCTAAATTGTGACTGCTGGGGGAGGCCTAACTAACCAGAGGTACAGAGCAAACTGGTATCTCTTGCCCTCGACACCTGGGTTGCCGCACGGTTCATTGAAAGTCACTGGCGTGTcttcgagggtggtgaggaaatCGGGGCTCACCCCACCGCCGAGGCCGGCCATCCTTACGACGGCTTCATCCCAGTAACACCAATCATGGATACGCAGCTCGACAACTTGGTAATTGCAGATCTGCTAGCGCCGATGAGAGAAGAGCTTCTCAAGCggctcaaggccaagattgaCGAGAAGAAGCGCTCCAACTGGCTGGAGATTTACCTCACGCTTTTCGTGATGATGTCTAACACCGGTTGGATCATCAAAGACATGATTGCCATGACAACGTGGAAGGGCCTCAAGATGGGCAATCGTGGGGGACAACTGACAAGAGGTTACATTCACGCCTCCAAATCTCTGCTCTCGTGCTTTCACTACGCCTGCTCCGGGTCATTTCCTCTCACGATACCGGAGAATGAGCTGAAGACAGGAAACCACAACATGACCAGCGACCAGATTGAGTACATGGTCTTTGTGCAGCAAGAGCTTTCCCGTGAAGGTTCCAAGCATGCCAACTGGAAGAGTCTGGACATGTACAAGGACGATGAATACTGGACCCACCAGCTACTGTGCAAGGATTGGAAGGGAGACGCGCCTTACACAGCAGGACCAATCGATGACTTTACCGAGGAtgattttctttcttcttctactACATGATTGCGCCGCTTCGGGGGCGTTTTCGGGACAGTTATCTGGATTCAAAGGGCTTTGCATACAATTGCAATGGAATTTCCATCCAAAAAGATATATCTATGTGAATATAACCAAAACATCTTGTTCACGGTAGTTGCTGTGTCTCCTCTCTGATAGTATACACTCCCGTACTTACATCATGAtaccccaacttccccaccctccccgtcaacTCACTCCTCCAGtcctttccctccttcaccttctttACTGCCCTCTCAAAAGTATACACGGCCTCCCACCCCAGCTCCCGCCTCGCCAAATCACTATCATAAACCCTATCCACCCTCTTCAAAaacttccaccccttcccttcaaaaacctccctcgccccctccaccgccttgcAATACTCTTCCCCAGCGTCCCTATCTAACCCCTTCAACACTGGTTCCTCCCTTCTGAACACCGTCGGCGCAGAAATGATGTACTTCCCCCACTTCCCTTTCAACCCCGGCCCCTTCTCCATCGCTTTCACGCAAGCCCCCACTACATCAGCGATATCTACCCTCCTATAGCCCAACTCCAACACTTTCAAATTATCATCCCCcatactccccctcctctcctcgtcatcatccccctcgggAAAGAATCTACTcgtcctcaacaccacaaccgGCAGCCCGCTCTCCTTGTTAACCAACTCGCACACATCCTCCGCACTTATCTTGGTAACCCCATAGACATTCTTCGGTTTGGgaaccaccccctcatcaatCCACACGGCCGGCAAGCCAGGTCTAGCCGTCAGACTGCCCCCAAaggcagaggtggtggagacaAAAACAAAAGTCTTGACCCCCCCTTGCCTCGCAACGCTCGCTTCAAGCAGATTCAATGTCCCCGTGATGTTTGTGGCGATGAAGTCCGCCTTTGTGTGCGAGCAGATGTGCGGTTTGTGCAACGTGGCAGTGTGGATTACATATTCTAGGTCAGGATGGAGCGTCGTGAAAACGGACGAGACAAAGTCCGGGTCGGCGATGGTGCCGACGTGGGTGGTGAGCGGGCTGGGCTTGATGTCTGTTTTACAATCAGGATCAACTTCTAAAAATAAGGAGTGGATCAAAGGGAAGAGTGGAATCACCAATGCCAATCGGAGTGAACCCGTAGTGTGACAGGGTAAGCATGAGCGCTTTACCCAGATGGCCGGACGAGCCAGTGACCAGAACCTTTGGTGGACTAGACattttgttgttgacgttgaTTTGGTAATCGAGTTTGAAAAGATGAAAATCCGGAACATACAATTAAGAATCTAGAAAAAAAAGCTTATATGGATAATCCCCGGTGACTCATGCCGGCACTCAAGGTGCCAAGCTTCCACTGACAGCCCTGGTCCATGTTGACATCAAGGGATGGATACCGTCCGTAAAAGGAAGTATATCACCGACTTATACACGAGGAGCAGGGACACGAAAGGTTGTTCATCGCTAAATTGTCATACTACCTAGTCATTCTACCTTCAACCACAACGAAAAGACTGCAAGATCAAATGAAAAGCCTCAGCTTGATATCCCGAACGCCAATAATAATATCCCTCCCGTACAGTGAAGTGGGCAGTCAAATCGAAATGGTATCGTTGATAGGTTGATATGCAGCGTTTATACAGCACCGAAGCAACTGTGACAAGTTAGCCTGTGTCGTTCACTCGGAGCGGAGAAGGGCGAACATACGTCTCCATGATGATGCCAGTAATCTGGTAAGGGTCAGCGTTGGAGGCTGGGCGACGATCCTCGAAGTAGCCGTAGCCCTTAGCGGCGCATTCTCTTGGAATACGGATAGAGCAGCCACGGTTGGCAACACCATACGAGAACTGATCGATAGCACCAGTCTCGTGTCTGCCGGTGAGACGCTTCTCGTTGTCCTCGCCGTAGACGGCGATATGCT is drawn from Podospora pseudocomata strain CBS 415.72m chromosome 1 map unlocalized CBS415.72m_1, whole genome shotgun sequence and contains these coding sequences:
- a CDS encoding uncharacterized protein (EggNog:ENOG503P3VY; COG:S) → MGGGPYELYRERYGAELLVMRKATKNDLDAITRVIQAGFPDDPGCNYKFPYRDKYPEDFWKYTRRQYEEYLEQPEKFAFNVVTVTNEEAGLDDLPIAIGVWDIAVHIKAKGGDLFIDERRDGNREHMKAYAAAMERTFAKCFESYGKEQLHLWMLVTHPDFRQRGAGTRLCDWGVDESARRGGWILTVMASPMGRKLYEELGYVLVGTDTARVGGEEEHVVIDALEKPFSQHTI
- a CDS encoding uncharacterized protein (EggNog:ENOG503P3U3); the encoded protein is MELQYTPCARCLNLYLNDLKRMQNGGPFKVQPCVRIEILGLPLHRKGPTKYSELDTWLPQKQAQLEWHTFDNTTRVFKLTQGFGEGMDNALRLRVSRFKPGPGDRTAYFWTDKKTGLLRSMEMPPYFISDMDAAKASVVEFLRNARSVYIDTLLGDASPITRKTFESALRFSAFGQSKLVSLALDTWVAARFIESHWRVFEGGEEIGAHPTAEAGHPYDGFIPVTPIMDTQLDNLVIADLLAPMREELLKRLKAKIDEKKRSNWLEIYLTLFVMMSNTGWIIKDMIAMTTWKGLKMGNRGGQLTRGYIHASKSLLSCFHYACSGSFPLTIPENELKTGNHNMTSDQIEYMVFVQQELSREGSKHANWKSLDMYKDDEYWTHQLLCKDWKGDAPYTAGPIDDFTEDDFLSSSTT
- a CDS encoding uncharacterized protein (EggNog:ENOG503NUIF; COG:M), whose protein sequence is MSSPPKVLVTGSSGHLGKALMLTLSHYGFTPIGIDIKPSPLTTHVGTIADPDFVSSVFTTLHPDLEYVIHTATLHKPHICSHTKADFIATNITGTLNLLEASVARQGGVKTFVFVSTTSAFGGSLTARPGLPAVWIDEGVVPKPKNVYGVTKISAEDVCELVNKESGLPVVVLRTSRFFPEGDDDEERRGSMGDDNLKVLELGYRRVDIADVVGACVKAMEKGPGLKGKWGKYIISAPTVFRREEPVLKGLDRDAGEEYCKAVEGAREVFEGKGWKFLKRVDRVYDSDLARRELGWEAVYTFERAVKKVKEGKDWRSELTGRVGKLGYHDVSTGVYTIREETQQLP